In a genomic window of Variovorax paradoxus:
- a CDS encoding GNAT family N-acetyltransferase: MTAVRAMRPEDLQAVLAIQLACYGAGFVEDGALIVRRLAAAPRTGWVIEHAGRVAAYLAAYPSRVGKLTALHGDFEVLPEAQADALYLHDLAVDPAASGHGLGPALVRHALAFADAAGWRRSALVSVQASLGFWERHGYAVHALADAAQQARLASYPAPAHYMVRA, encoded by the coding sequence ATGACCGCTGTGCGCGCGATGCGGCCCGAGGACCTGCAGGCCGTGCTGGCGATCCAGCTAGCCTGCTACGGCGCGGGCTTCGTCGAGGACGGAGCGCTGATCGTGCGCCGGCTCGCCGCGGCGCCGCGCACCGGCTGGGTGATCGAGCACGCGGGGCGGGTGGCCGCCTACCTCGCGGCCTATCCCTCGCGCGTGGGCAAGCTCACGGCCCTGCACGGCGACTTCGAGGTGCTGCCCGAGGCACAGGCCGACGCGCTCTACCTGCACGATCTCGCGGTCGACCCGGCCGCCTCGGGCCATGGCCTGGGACCGGCGCTGGTGCGGCATGCGCTGGCCTTCGCCGACGCGGCGGGCTGGCGGCGCTCGGCGCTGGTGTCGGTGCAGGCCTCGCTGGGCTTCTGGGAACGGCACGGCTACGCGGTGCATGCGCTGGCCGACGCGGCGCAGCAGGCGCGCCTGGCGAGCTATCCCGCGCCGGCGCACTACATGGTGCGGGCCTGA
- a CDS encoding glutamyl-tRNA reductase encodes MSVWALGLNHTTAPLDLRGRFAFALDQIAPTLQSLRSSFSSGRHPQVEAAIISTCNRTEIYCAADHAAIDHTVGWLAQSGGVAPALLRSHAYTLHDGDVARHAFRVASGLDSMVLGEAQILGQMKDAVRAAETAGALGSTLNQLFQRSFAVAKEVRTATEIGAHSISMAAAAVRLAGQLFEDLRQTRVLFVGAGEMIDLAATHFAAKEPKSIAIANRTLERGEKLASRFGGEAMRLADLPARLAEFDIVVSCTASTLPIIGLGAVERALKSRKHRPMFMVDLAVPRDIEPEVKALEDIYLYTVDDLAQVVQQGQANRQAAVAQAEVIIDAGVQSFMHWLGQRGTVPLIQQLNAQTDEWRAAELARARKLLAKGESVEAVLEALSRGLTQKMLHGALAELHAGDAASREQTAQTISRLFLRKER; translated from the coding sequence ATGTCTGTCTGGGCTCTTGGCTTGAACCACACGACCGCGCCGCTCGATCTGCGCGGTCGTTTTGCGTTTGCGCTCGACCAGATCGCTCCCACCCTGCAGAGCCTGCGCAGCTCGTTCTCGAGCGGCCGCCACCCGCAGGTCGAGGCCGCCATCATCTCGACCTGCAACCGCACCGAGATCTACTGCGCCGCCGACCATGCCGCGATCGACCACACGGTCGGCTGGCTGGCCCAGAGCGGCGGCGTGGCCCCCGCGCTGCTGCGCTCGCATGCCTACACCCTGCACGACGGCGACGTCGCGCGCCATGCCTTCCGCGTGGCCAGCGGCCTCGATTCGATGGTGCTCGGCGAAGCCCAGATCCTCGGCCAGATGAAGGACGCGGTGCGCGCCGCCGAAACCGCCGGCGCGCTCGGCAGCACGCTCAACCAGTTGTTCCAGCGTTCGTTCGCGGTCGCCAAGGAAGTGCGCACCGCCACCGAGATCGGCGCGCACTCGATCAGCATGGCCGCCGCCGCCGTGCGCCTGGCCGGCCAGCTGTTCGAAGACCTGCGCCAGACGCGCGTGCTGTTCGTCGGCGCCGGCGAGATGATCGACCTCGCGGCCACGCACTTCGCGGCCAAGGAGCCGAAGTCCATCGCCATCGCCAACCGCACGCTCGAACGCGGCGAGAAGCTGGCCTCGCGCTTCGGCGGCGAGGCGATGCGGCTGGCCGATTTGCCGGCGCGGCTGGCCGAGTTCGACATCGTCGTGAGCTGCACCGCGAGCACGCTGCCGATCATCGGCCTGGGCGCCGTGGAACGCGCGCTCAAGTCGCGCAAGCACCGCCCGATGTTCATGGTCGACCTGGCCGTGCCGCGCGACATCGAGCCCGAGGTGAAGGCGCTCGAGGACATCTACCTCTACACCGTGGACGACCTCGCCCAGGTGGTGCAGCAAGGCCAGGCCAACCGCCAGGCCGCGGTGGCGCAGGCCGAGGTCATCATCGACGCCGGGGTGCAGAGCTTCATGCACTGGCTGGGCCAGCGCGGCACGGTGCCGCTGATCCAGCAGCTCAACGCGCAGACCGACGAATGGCGCGCCGCCGAACTGGCGCGCGCGCGCAAGCTGCTCGCCAAGGGCGAATCGGTCGAAGCCGTGCTCGAAGCCCTGTCGCGCGGGCTCACGCAGAAGATGCTGCATGGCGCGCTGGCCGAGCTGCACGCGGGCGATGCCGCCTCGCGCGAGCAGACGGCGCAGACCATCTCACGCCTGTTCCTGCGCAAAGAGCGTTAG
- the prfA gene encoding peptide chain release factor 1, translating to MKPFLRHQLERYAARLGELDFLLSREDIMGDMAQYRTISREHAEVTQVAGRYARYVQREADIAGAKEMLDDPDMAEMAAQEIAEGEAELTQLEDELQRLLLPKDPDDARNAFLEIRAGTGGDESALFAGDLLRMYTRYCERAGWRCETVSENESELGGYKEVVVRISGDEVFGNLRFESGGHRVQRVPATETQGRIHTSACTVAVLAEPDEAQAVQINPADLRIDTYRASGAGGQHINKTDSAVRITHIPTGIVAECQDDRSQHRNKAKALQVLSARIQEKERSERAAKDAALRKGLIGSGDRSDRIRTYNFPQGRLTDHRINLTLYKLLAIMEGDLGDVLEALRAARAAEQLAELESSLPS from the coding sequence GTGAAGCCTTTTCTCCGCCACCAACTCGAACGCTATGCCGCCCGCCTCGGCGAACTCGACTTCCTGCTCTCGCGCGAGGACATCATGGGCGACATGGCGCAGTACCGCACCATCTCGCGCGAACATGCCGAGGTGACGCAGGTGGCCGGCCGCTATGCGCGCTACGTGCAGCGCGAGGCCGACATCGCGGGCGCGAAGGAGATGCTCGACGACCCCGACATGGCCGAGATGGCCGCGCAGGAGATCGCCGAGGGCGAGGCCGAGCTCACGCAGCTGGAAGACGAGCTGCAGCGCCTGCTGCTGCCCAAGGACCCCGACGACGCGCGCAATGCCTTCCTCGAAATCCGCGCCGGCACCGGCGGCGACGAATCGGCGCTGTTCGCGGGCGACCTGCTGCGCATGTACACGCGCTATTGCGAGCGCGCCGGCTGGCGTTGCGAGACCGTGAGCGAAAACGAGAGCGAGCTCGGCGGCTACAAGGAAGTGGTGGTGCGCATCTCGGGCGACGAGGTGTTCGGCAACCTGCGCTTCGAATCGGGCGGCCACCGCGTGCAGCGCGTGCCGGCCACCGAGACGCAGGGCCGCATCCACACCAGCGCCTGCACGGTGGCGGTGCTGGCCGAGCCCGACGAGGCGCAGGCGGTGCAGATCAATCCGGCCGACCTGCGCATCGACACCTACCGCGCCAGCGGCGCCGGCGGCCAGCACATCAACAAGACCGATTCGGCGGTGCGCATCACGCACATCCCGACCGGCATCGTGGCCGAGTGCCAGGACGACCGCAGCCAGCACCGCAACAAGGCCAAGGCGCTGCAGGTGCTGTCGGCGCGGATCCAGGAGAAGGAGCGCAGCGAACGCGCCGCCAAGGACGCCGCGCTGCGCAAGGGCCTGATCGGCAGCGGCGACCGCTCCGACCGCATCCGCACCTACAACTTCCCCCAGGGCCGGCTCACCGACCACCGGATCAACCTCACGCTCTACAAGCTGCTCGCGATCATGGAAGGCGACCTCGGCGACGTGCTCGAGGCGCTGCGCGCGGCGCGCGCGGCCGAGCAGCTGGCCGAGCTCGAGTCGAGCCTGCCCTCATGA
- the prmC gene encoding peptide chain release factor N(5)-glutamine methyltransferase: MSTEPLAPSTVTQALAAAARLGVDRLDAQLLLLHALGRPPHDRAWLLAHDTDALPEPLWTELSARLLRRLAGEPVAYLLGEKEFHGLDLRVDPRVLVPRPDTETLVDWALECLEGQAAPRVLDLGTGSGAIALALQHARPDARVDAVDASADALAVARANAERLKLPVRFAQADWLAGAAPGYALIASNPPYIAAGDPHLPALQHEPLSALVAGADGLDDIRRIVADAPAHLAEGGWLLLEHGHDQAPAVRQLLAAHGFAEVQSRDDLAGIARCSGGIRRTVK, encoded by the coding sequence ATGAGCACCGAGCCGCTCGCGCCTTCTACCGTGACCCAGGCGCTGGCCGCGGCCGCGCGGCTGGGCGTCGACCGGCTCGATGCCCAGTTGCTGCTGCTGCATGCGCTGGGCCGGCCGCCGCACGACCGCGCCTGGCTGCTCGCGCACGACACCGACGCGCTGCCCGAGCCGCTGTGGACCGAACTGTCGGCGCGGCTGCTGCGCCGCCTCGCGGGCGAGCCGGTGGCCTACCTGCTGGGCGAGAAGGAATTCCACGGCCTCGATCTTCGCGTCGACCCGCGCGTGCTGGTGCCGCGGCCCGACACCGAGACGCTGGTCGACTGGGCGCTGGAATGCCTCGAAGGCCAGGCCGCGCCGCGCGTGCTTGACCTGGGCACCGGCAGCGGCGCGATCGCGCTGGCGCTGCAGCATGCACGGCCCGACGCACGGGTCGATGCCGTGGATGCCAGTGCCGACGCGCTCGCGGTGGCCCGCGCCAATGCCGAGCGCCTGAAGCTGCCGGTGCGCTTCGCCCAGGCCGACTGGCTGGCGGGCGCGGCCCCGGGTTACGCGCTGATCGCCAGCAACCCGCCCTACATCGCCGCCGGCGACCCGCACCTGCCGGCGCTGCAGCACGAGCCCCTCTCGGCGCTGGTGGCCGGCGCCGACGGGCTCGACGACATCCGCCGCATCGTGGCCGACGCGCCCGCGCACCTGGCCGAAGGCGGCTGGCTGCTGCTGGAGCACGGCCACGACCAGGCTCCCGCCGTGCGGCAGCTGCTGGCCGCCCACGGCTTCGCCGAGGTGCAAAGCCGCGACGACCTGGCAGGCATCGCGCGCTGCTCGGGCGGAATCCGGCGCACGGTGAAATAA
- the grxD gene encoding Grx4 family monothiol glutaredoxin: protein MSDAQQRIDDLVKSNELVLFMKGNASFPMCGFSGRAIQILKAVGVDTKSLKTVNVLEDDGIRQGIKDYSNWPTIPQLYVKGEFVGGSDIMMEMYESGELQKVLAGDAA from the coding sequence ATGTCCGACGCCCAGCAACGCATCGACGACCTCGTCAAATCCAACGAACTCGTGCTCTTCATGAAGGGCAACGCCAGCTTCCCCATGTGCGGCTTCTCGGGCCGCGCGATCCAGATCCTCAAGGCCGTGGGCGTCGACACCAAGTCGCTCAAGACCGTCAACGTCCTCGAGGACGACGGCATCCGCCAGGGCATCAAGGACTACAGCAACTGGCCCACCATCCCCCAGCTCTACGTCAAAGGCGAATTCGTCGGCGGCTCGGACATCATGATGGAGATGTACGAATCGGGCGAACTGCAGAAGGTGCTGGCCGGCGACGCTGCCTGA
- a CDS encoding cupin domain-containing protein: MSHGHDHHDHGHPHDEAAAPAWKHDGVRVIAANQLDANTAQTPGMNRAAAINFARVGAQKLWAGTVTIHADAKTGAHHHGHLESVIYVVRGRARMRWGEQLEFTAEAGPGDFIYVPPYVPHQEINASPTEALECVLCRSDGEAVAVNLDIEPVEKPESVLWVDPTHPHGGV, encoded by the coding sequence ATGAGCCACGGCCACGATCATCACGACCACGGGCATCCGCACGACGAGGCTGCGGCCCCGGCGTGGAAGCACGACGGCGTGCGGGTGATCGCGGCCAACCAGCTCGACGCCAACACCGCCCAGACGCCCGGCATGAACCGGGCCGCGGCGATCAATTTCGCGCGCGTCGGCGCGCAGAAGCTCTGGGCCGGCACGGTCACCATCCATGCCGACGCCAAGACCGGCGCCCACCACCACGGCCACCTCGAATCGGTGATCTATGTCGTGCGTGGCCGCGCCCGCATGCGCTGGGGCGAGCAGCTCGAGTTCACGGCCGAGGCCGGACCGGGCGACTTCATCTACGTGCCGCCCTACGTGCCGCACCAGGAAATCAACGCCAGCCCGACCGAAGCGCTCGAGTGCGTGCTGTGCCGCAGCGACGGCGAGGCCGTCGCGGTGAACCTCGACATCGAACCGGTCGAGAAGCCCGAGTCGGTGCTGTGGGTCGACCCGACCCACCCGCACGGCGGGGTCTGA
- a CDS encoding HlyC/CorC family transporter: MTLTQSLLVIALLIALSAFFSLAEIALAASRRLRLRQMADDGDARADLVLRIQEQPGYYFTVVQIGLNAVAILGGVVGEGALSPYFARLFTGWLGPEGAQSAGFLCSFVTIIAVFLVFADLFPKRLGMNDPERLAVRIAKPMQLLITTFKPLVWLFTACTDLLFKLLGMPIARDDKITSADILAMTEAGARAGVLAVREQQVIANVFELETRLVSSVMTARDSIAWFLHDDPESVLRARIVAEPFSAYPVCDGDIDHVLGYVDAKDMFQRVLSGQPLAFDQGLPLHKALVIPDRLSLTEVLEQFQQAHEDFAIIVNEYSLVVGVITLNDVMSTVMGDLVSMPDEEQIVRRDENSWLIDGITPIQDVQRALQIDELPHADEYETLAGFLMVMLRRVPKRTDSVSWAGYTFEVMDVDSYRIDQVMVTKT; encoded by the coding sequence ATGACCCTGACCCAAAGCCTGCTCGTCATTGCGCTCCTGATCGCGCTGAGCGCCTTCTTCTCCCTCGCCGAGATCGCGCTGGCCGCCTCGCGCCGGCTGCGCCTGCGCCAGATGGCCGACGACGGCGACGCGCGCGCCGACCTCGTGCTGCGCATCCAGGAGCAGCCCGGCTACTACTTCACCGTGGTGCAGATCGGCCTCAACGCGGTCGCGATCCTCGGCGGCGTGGTCGGCGAAGGCGCGCTGAGCCCCTACTTCGCGCGCCTGTTCACCGGCTGGCTCGGCCCCGAGGGCGCGCAGAGCGCGGGCTTCCTGTGCTCCTTCGTGACCATCATCGCGGTGTTCCTGGTGTTCGCCGACCTGTTCCCGAAGCGGCTGGGCATGAACGACCCCGAGCGCCTCGCGGTGCGCATCGCCAAGCCGATGCAGCTGCTGATCACCACCTTCAAGCCGCTGGTGTGGTTGTTCACCGCCTGCACCGACCTGCTGTTCAAGCTGCTGGGCATGCCGATCGCGCGCGACGACAAGATCACCTCGGCCGACATCCTCGCGATGACCGAGGCCGGCGCGCGCGCCGGCGTGCTCGCGGTGCGCGAGCAGCAGGTGATCGCCAACGTGTTCGAGCTCGAGACGCGGCTCGTGAGCAGCGTGATGACCGCGCGCGATAGCATCGCCTGGTTCCTGCACGACGACCCCGAGTCGGTGCTGCGCGCGCGCATCGTTGCCGAGCCCTTCTCGGCCTATCCGGTGTGCGACGGCGACATCGACCACGTGCTGGGCTATGTCGATGCCAAGGACATGTTCCAGCGCGTGCTCAGCGGCCAGCCGCTGGCCTTCGATCAGGGGCTGCCGCTGCACAAGGCGCTGGTGATTCCCGACCGGCTGTCGCTGACCGAGGTGCTCGAGCAGTTCCAGCAGGCGCATGAAGACTTCGCGATCATCGTCAACGAGTACAGCCTGGTGGTGGGCGTGATCACGCTCAACGACGTGATGAGCACGGTGATGGGGGACCTGGTGTCCATGCCCGACGAGGAGCAGATCGTGCGCCGCGACGAGAACTCCTGGCTGATCGACGGCATCACGCCGATCCAGGACGTGCAGCGTGCGCTGCAGATCGACGAGCTGCCGCATGCCGACGAGTACGAGACGCTCGCGGGCTTCCTGATGGTGATGCTGCGCCGCGTGCCCAAGCGCACCGACAGCGTGAGCTGGGCGGGCTATACCTTCGAGGTGATGGACGTCGACAGCTACCGCATCGACCAGGTGATGGTCACCAAAACCTGA
- a CDS encoding lytic transglycosylase domain-containing protein has protein sequence MSLTGGFSRRRCLSAAAGALAALSLPRPALAGAQIEEPLIDSVRTALSSAIHNKAPPVPQFANTEARLTYLRWLGEMSERLKKKIADAPSRIEFLQTVWYEAKRSGLEVSLVLGLIQVESNFRKFAVSSAGARGYMQVMPFWTRVIGDSDPAKLFHMQTNLRFGCVILRHYLDRESGDLFLTLGRYNGSRGKAPYPNAVFSNQRLWAWADREIERKEQDKARSAA, from the coding sequence ATGAGCCTGACGGGCGGCTTCTCGCGACGCCGCTGTCTGAGCGCCGCGGCGGGCGCCCTCGCGGCGCTGTCGCTGCCGCGCCCCGCACTGGCCGGCGCGCAGATCGAGGAGCCGCTGATCGACTCGGTGCGCACCGCGCTGAGCTCGGCCATCCACAACAAGGCACCGCCGGTGCCGCAGTTCGCGAACACCGAGGCCCGGCTGACCTACCTGCGCTGGCTCGGCGAGATGAGCGAACGGCTCAAGAAGAAGATCGCCGACGCGCCCTCGCGCATCGAATTCCTGCAGACCGTCTGGTACGAGGCCAAGCGCTCGGGGCTCGAGGTGAGCCTGGTGCTCGGGCTGATCCAGGTCGAGAGCAATTTCCGCAAGTTCGCCGTGTCGAGCGCGGGCGCGCGCGGCTACATGCAGGTCATGCCGTTCTGGACCCGCGTGATCGGCGACAGCGACCCGGCCAAGCTGTTCCACATGCAGACCAACCTGCGCTTCGGCTGCGTGATCCTGCGCCACTACCTCGACCGCGAGAGCGGCGACCTGTTCCTGACGCTGGGCCGCTACAACGGCAGCCGCGGCAAGGCGCCGTATCCGAACGCGGTGTTCTCGAACCAGCGGCTGTGGGCCTGGGCCGACCGCGAGATCGAGCGCAAGGAACAGGACAAGGCCCGTTCCGCGGCCTGA